agcattaggcatgggccagtataagattctgacggtatgataagcttgaataaaaatatcatggtttaacTGTACTTTTTCCCTTtgaacaaaatattttcattGGAGAAACTTTTACAATAtcttggagcagtaaacatgtctggcaaaatcattcaaatgaataattgacaactgctgtcttcatttgttttaaaaatacagatttatttacaatttaaaacctcATAATTTGGATACATTTTctcctggagatactgttgtcctaaaaaacttaaaataaaacatttttaaaaagtatatactgTAGGAACAATACAGCAGAAAatattggcggttttaaaaccttgacttttctcaAACCGAGGTATACCTTGTAAACTGTCCCTTGcctaagcagcataacactgtttttaggatctaaaaattcatcttttaaaaaaaaagtctcaagcaaaaagatttcAATGGCGGTGcctgctggtacgtgaagaatTTGGTCAATACTGACAAACTTTAcgctcaaatgtttgcatatcatcagcatgctgtaatccatttcttaaacagcaaaagtcatttttagactagtttggccagttgtagtcagtgcaatgctaaacattATTTTTCCACtataatgtgtttgttttgtctcatgtcattccacagcaacatcatatagtttggaatactgtacaatgttttataataattaattattttagtgtccatttcattcagcatatttaatattgggggcatccacgttttctgacatactttaaaccagagtttctgcaggtttcaccaagttaaatttaagacattaagacatttttaagaccattatgaatgaaattttagactcataaagggctaaagattttttcaaatggcccagatagaAAGGATTTTATTTTccctatcaaaaataaataataataattttatacatgtaattatacaataataaatgaataataaaaacatttaatattttagatatttcttagcaaaagatcttaaatattgtgtaaaaacaagcaagctctacttcacttttttccaacataaattttctttaaaaaaaaacaattaacaagtgcattaaaagtttaataaaaaaaaaaaatatgcacaacagtctgtcctcagcagtaaatacatggagcacgtttaaacatgtgttattgtaaggaaaacaaTTAaagcattatgataaatagagttaaaatgacctttttgaataaaaagtttactgTTTTATTGAGGTGGATAGTTAATGATTGTATGGGGTTTGACCAGATTGAgcagcaaaacatgaacaaaggaaaatgaaaacttgtttaaaaaagatttaagacctacaatacaacatttcagtaaatttaagactttaaggcctaaaattttgattttgtatTTTACAACCCCGCataaaccctgtttaaacacaatagccctggtaattagttttTATAACATTAATTTAGTTCtaactcagagagagagagagagagagagagttttaattttattgccatttcagcgtctatggctatgtcatggcaaaaggaaaatagatcaagtaaaaatattctaacaattaaaagtcatcaacagcaataaataatgtacaaggtaaaacatataaataataatgataatatataagataaaaatctaaaacagttttataagatttccttttgataaaaattctCCAACTTTAGATGGATTcacgtttaaaaatatttcctttaaagtctctccagataaatatTGTTGTCTGATgggcattccacaagaatatgtttaactgtttggtttctgttgcaataaaggcattttggtggttcttctcctttgagtaaatgttcatgtgtgagtCTCGTGTGTTCTAACTCAGATAAAATCTGtaagaactagtaacaactactagaaacaagtttaaacccataaagaagttgagggggaaaaagggaattgtgatcaacgtgacatgcAAATGGAaatactaagccaacactatcaccgtaatagcagatatcttttatgagaatactgtaggtcaaatatcgacagctcagttaaactttaatttattatttttaattaattttgtataGCGCCTGTGCTCTCAAGAACTCTTTACAAACagtagaacaagaaaagcaataaccttaagaaggtagagaaaatgggagactaataatacataaaagaatgacaaaagacatgagaacaagtaacaaaaaaAACTTGTTACTGTCTTTCAataagtgcttatgtgcatttagtagaactaggcagcacactcagggctacaagatggatttaatttagtattcttattattaaaatatatctaaatgaggatcaaatgactgagttggtctttgagaatgaaaaccaacctgttagttcctgcagatcttcctgtttgactgtgaatgtttcttcaatctccacatcttcactctcctctttaacaaacgccatctttataacagtgtggagatcagtcgcttcagcaggagttctTCTCTGTGTTCGGACacttcctgtttaaaatgaataaaacaatgaacagataCAAAAATAACTTATCTTCAACACTTGCtgcaacagtttctttatatgagagtaattaaaaagaaattaagtaAAAGAGTGAGTCCGAGCAAGAaacaatgagctgattaaaagtagtactctgtttattatatatagtgatgtaaacTTAGAATGGAGTGATATTACGCTATTGAATCAAGTAAACCTTCATCATTAAGACACctattacacacttttctgttgctttattcaaacaatatagGTAATATAAAccataaagttagttttatatttacacactcgttcatttagaagtctctatattatttaccatgttactttgaatattcgatgcaagtgttaattaaaaacaactttaactgtttatttgacagtgaacactgttgtactttgatagtcatttgctgctaatatgatttcactatttagagtttgcaaataatacttttaggaAATTATATTAAGTGgaagtcagaatgtgcgaatataaaaccaactttacctctatgtaaAATAGtaacgttgtataaagggttaaaatatatgtgcatttaggagaactaggcagcaaactcagggctgcaagatggatttaatttagtattcttattattaaaatatatctgaatgaggatcagatGACTgcgttggtctttgagaatgaaaattaacctgtttgttcctgcagatcttcctgtttgactgtgaatgtttcttcaatcttcacatcttcactctcctctttaataaacgccatctttataacagtgtggagatcagtcgcttcagcaggaggttttctctgtgtttggacactttattctgtttaaaattatcaaaacaataaaaatgtcctgtttaaaataaataaaacaatgaacagaaacaaaataacttctcttcaacacttgcttcaactgttttttttatataagagttattaacaaaaataaatcagttaagtccgagcaagaaacaaaagccacaaatgagctgattaaaaccaGTACATCATCTCTTATATGaagtgatgtatacttagaatggaaTAACATgcagtttaataaattaaatcttcattaaaataattacacaCATCTCTGTTtacttattcaaacaatagctctcattactgtgagtaaaataattcttcgttgtataaagggtcaaaataataatgtcaacagcaggtacatgaTTAAGCATCGGatgaaaacctgaaactttaatcaatcgctttatatttAAGTAAACGTTTTAAAACACAAACCTTTGTCCCGTTAAATCCAGCGCAAGAGtggcgcagccttatgacgtcatgcgtcacgccaaaataaaagtcttttattttgtttagctttttttgccacttactattgcagtcatgacttattgatatttaTCTCGTTTTCTTCTTTACActtgctctctcacacacacagagacacagataTTCATTATTTgaagataaaaaaaactttaacacatTTAGGGCAATTTGAAAAACGTTTTTAGGGTCATTAACACAGGATCATTATATTTGATTTAAGAGATGAAtataaactttttaacaaaactaCTAACTCGTAAAGCAAAAATTAAACCTGACTCCACATAACACACAGATTTaaagatttataaatgtataattgtC
The Danio rerio strain Tuebingen ecotype United States chromosome 4, GRCz12tu, whole genome shotgun sequence genome window above contains:
- the LOC141381691 gene encoding uncharacterized protein isoform X3, producing the protein MAFIKEESEDVKIEETFTVKQEDLQEQTGSVRTQRRTPAEATDLHTVIKMAFVKEESEDVEIEETFTVKQEDLQELTEPACMIADWWVGHPT